The following proteins are encoded in a genomic region of Stutzerimonas stutzeri:
- a CDS encoding c-type cytochrome, with translation MFRSRHAVIGLGLTLVSLLPFSTTLAADLTAERQGQLERLLLQDCGSCHGMRLTGGLGPAITPGALAGKPRDTLIATVTYGRPDTAMPAWNALLSEQEIAWLVDRLIEGKPTP, from the coding sequence ATGTTTCGGTCCCGCCACGCAGTTATCGGTCTGGGGCTCACCCTGGTGTCCCTCCTTCCCTTTTCCACGACCCTGGCTGCCGACCTAACGGCCGAGCGCCAGGGTCAGCTCGAACGCCTGCTGTTGCAGGACTGCGGCTCCTGTCACGGCATGCGCCTGACCGGCGGCCTTGGCCCCGCAATCACCCCGGGCGCCCTCGCCGGCAAACCCCGCGACACCCTGATCGCCACCGTGACCTACGGCAGGCCCGACACTGCAATGCCCGCCTGGAACGCCCTGCTCAGCGAGCAGGAAATCGCCTGGCTGGTCGACCGACTGATCGAAGGAAAACCCACGCCATGA
- a CDS encoding cytochrome D1 domain-containing protein codes for MMRPSLLLAAASLLLSACAGQPLRATGDLGVVVERATGSLQIVETTNQTRLARIGGLGDLSHASVVFSRDERFAYVFGRDGGLTKVDLLRQRIDKRIIQGGNSIGGAISQDGKLIAVGNYEPGGVKVFDAQTLELVADIPATPLADGSRNSRVVGVIDAPGRRFIYSLFDTNETWLLDFSQGNTPTVTRFENVGKQPYDGLLTPEGRYYIAGLFGEDGMAKVDLWHTARGVERIINGYGRGQEKLPVYKMPHLEGWTVAGNQTFVPAVGQHRVLVMDSQNWKQTDAIEVAGQPVFVMARPDTRQIWVNFAHPDNGKVQVIDSETHEIIKTLEPGPAVLHMEFTPRGEQLWLSVRDGNEIQVWDPYTLKLLKRLPADSPSGIFFTSRAHETGL; via the coding sequence ATGATGCGTCCCTCCCTGTTGCTGGCCGCGGCCAGCCTGCTGCTCAGTGCCTGTGCCGGACAGCCGTTGCGTGCCACTGGCGATCTCGGCGTGGTGGTGGAGCGCGCCACCGGCAGCCTGCAGATCGTCGAAACCACTAACCAGACGCGACTGGCCCGAATCGGAGGGCTGGGTGACCTGTCCCACGCCTCGGTGGTGTTTTCCCGCGACGAGCGCTTCGCCTATGTCTTCGGCCGCGACGGCGGACTGACCAAGGTCGATCTGCTGCGCCAGCGCATCGACAAGCGCATCATCCAGGGCGGCAACAGCATCGGCGGCGCCATCAGCCAGGACGGCAAGCTGATCGCCGTGGGCAACTACGAGCCCGGTGGCGTGAAAGTCTTCGATGCCCAGACGCTCGAACTGGTGGCCGACATACCGGCCACCCCACTCGCCGATGGCAGCCGCAATTCGCGTGTGGTTGGCGTCATCGACGCGCCGGGCCGCCGCTTCATCTACAGCCTGTTCGATACCAACGAGACCTGGCTGCTGGACTTCAGCCAGGGCAACACCCCGACGGTGACCCGCTTCGAGAACGTCGGCAAGCAACCCTACGACGGCCTGCTGACGCCCGAAGGGCGCTACTACATCGCCGGCCTGTTCGGCGAGGACGGCATGGCCAAGGTCGACCTCTGGCACACCGCCCGTGGCGTCGAGCGGATCATCAACGGCTACGGCCGTGGCCAGGAAAAACTGCCGGTCTACAAGATGCCGCACCTCGAAGGCTGGACGGTAGCCGGTAACCAGACCTTCGTGCCCGCGGTCGGCCAGCATCGCGTACTGGTGATGGATTCGCAGAACTGGAAGCAGACCGACGCCATCGAGGTGGCCGGCCAGCCGGTGTTCGTCATGGCGCGTCCGGATACCCGGCAGATCTGGGTCAATTTCGCCCACCCGGACAATGGCAAGGTGCAGGTCATCGACAGCGAAACCCACGAAATCATCAAGACCCTCGAACCCGGCCCGGCCGTGCTGCACATGGAGTTCACCCCGCGCGGCGAGCAGCTCTGGCTGTCGGTGCGCGACGGCAACGAGATCCAGGTCTGGGACCCCTACACCTTGAAGCTGCTCAAGCGCCTGCCGGCCGACAGCCCGAGCGGCATCTTCTTCACCAGCCGCGCCCATGAGACGGGGTTGTGA
- a CDS encoding Lrp/AsnC family transcriptional regulator — MQIDALSRRLIDRFQHGMPLCAEPYRAMAEALECSEAEVLACLERLEHGGGLSRVGPVFEHSRAGASTLVALAVPELRLESVAALINSYPEVNHNYLREHRYNLWFVVTGPDRAHVEALLAQIEADTGLTPLDLPMQAAYRIDLGFPIGDAP; from the coding sequence ATGCAGATCGACGCCCTCAGCCGCCGCCTGATCGACCGCTTCCAGCACGGCATGCCGCTGTGCGCAGAGCCCTACCGCGCCATGGCCGAGGCGCTGGAGTGCAGCGAAGCCGAGGTGCTGGCGTGCCTCGAACGCCTGGAGCACGGCGGCGGCCTGTCGCGCGTCGGCCCGGTGTTCGAGCACAGCCGCGCCGGCGCCAGCACCCTGGTCGCCCTGGCCGTGCCCGAGCTGCGCCTGGAGTCGGTCGCGGCGCTGATCAACAGCTATCCCGAGGTCAACCACAACTACCTGCGCGAGCACCGCTACAACCTCTGGTTCGTGGTGACCGGCCCGGACCGGGCCCACGTCGAGGCGCTGCTGGCGCAGATCGAGGCGGACACCGGACTCACGCCGCTCGATCTGCCAATGCAGGCGGCCTACCGCATCGACCTTGGCTTCCCTATTGGAGACGCGCCATGA
- a CDS encoding Lrp/AsnC family transcriptional regulator, whose amino-acid sequence MTALLDELQALQLRRLLEAGLPLAARPYQLLAERIGASEEAVLEQVRRWSDSGLFRRMGLVIKHRALGFRANAMLVMDIPDEIVDAVGQRLGQAAGINLCYQRPRRLPDWPYNLFCMVHGREREQVCRLIAELLAEQGLSDVPHQLLFSTRAFKQCGGRYAPPASPVAAHG is encoded by the coding sequence ATGACCGCCCTGCTCGACGAGCTGCAAGCCCTGCAGCTGCGCCGTCTGCTCGAAGCCGGCCTGCCACTCGCCGCCCGCCCCTACCAGCTGCTGGCCGAGCGCATCGGTGCCAGCGAAGAGGCGGTACTCGAGCAGGTCCGTCGCTGGAGCGACAGCGGGCTGTTTCGCCGCATGGGGCTGGTCATCAAGCACCGCGCCCTGGGCTTTCGCGCCAACGCCATGCTGGTGATGGACATCCCGGACGAGATCGTCGACGCGGTCGGCCAGCGCCTCGGCCAGGCCGCCGGCATCAACCTCTGCTATCAACGGCCGCGACGCCTGCCGGACTGGCCCTACAACCTGTTCTGCATGGTCCACGGCCGCGAGCGCGAGCAAGTCTGCCGGCTGATCGCCGAGCTGCTCGCCGAGCAGGGCCTGAGCGACGTGCCGCACCAGCTGCTGTTCAGCACCCGCGCCTTCAAGCAATGCGGCGGCCGTTACGCGCCGCCCGCAAGCCCGGTGGCCGCCCATGGATGA
- a CDS encoding Lrp/AsnC family transcriptional regulator produces MDELDRRLINRLQHGLPLVRHPWQALAEELDADAAQLRERVQALLDDGTLTRFGPMFDIERLGGAFTLAALSVPEARFDQVAEQLAAMPEVAHNYRREHAWNMWFVLGCATPQGIADTIARIEAETGLPVLNLPKEETYHVGLHFAV; encoded by the coding sequence ATGGATGAACTCGACCGGCGCCTGATCAATCGCCTGCAGCACGGCCTGCCGCTGGTCCGTCACCCCTGGCAGGCCCTCGCCGAGGAGCTGGACGCCGACGCCGCCCAGCTGCGCGAACGCGTCCAGGCGCTGCTCGATGACGGCACCCTGACCCGTTTCGGCCCCATGTTCGACATCGAGCGTCTCGGCGGCGCCTTTACCCTGGCCGCCCTGTCGGTGCCCGAAGCGCGCTTCGATCAGGTCGCCGAGCAGTTGGCCGCGATGCCTGAAGTGGCGCACAACTACCGCCGCGAACACGCCTGGAACATGTGGTTCGTACTCGGTTGCGCCACCCCGCAGGGCATCGCCGACACCATCGCCCGCATCGAAGCCGAGACCGGCCTGCCGGTGCTCAACCTGCCCAAGGAGGAGACCTACCATGTCGGCCTGCACTTCGCGGTTTGA
- a CDS encoding Lrp/AsnC family transcriptional regulator, whose product MSACTSRFDPAEQAALARRLVALTEGGLPLVEDPWGWLAERLEISVEATLALLQQLQAEGAIRRIAAVPNHYRLGYRHNGMTVWDVEDAEIARLGPLVGAQAFVSHCYRRPRQDGWHYNLFAMVHGRSAEEIDDYRAQIRALLGSACRADEMLVSSRILKKTGLRVGSAR is encoded by the coding sequence ATGTCGGCCTGCACTTCGCGGTTTGACCCGGCCGAACAGGCCGCGCTGGCCCGGCGCCTGGTGGCGCTCACCGAAGGCGGGCTGCCGCTGGTGGAGGACCCCTGGGGCTGGCTGGCCGAGCGCCTGGAGATCAGTGTCGAGGCCACCCTCGCGTTGCTGCAGCAGTTGCAGGCCGAGGGCGCCATCCGCCGCATCGCCGCCGTGCCCAATCACTACCGCCTGGGCTATCGGCACAATGGCATGACCGTCTGGGACGTGGAAGACGCCGAGATCGCCCGTCTCGGCCCGCTGGTCGGCGCACAGGCCTTCGTCAGCCATTGCTATCGCCGGCCGCGCCAGGATGGCTGGCACTACAACCTCTTCGCCATGGTGCATGGCCGCAGCGCCGAAGAGATCGACGACTACCGTGCCCAGATCCGCGCTCTGCTCGGCAGTGCCTGCCGCGCCGACGAAATGCTGGTCAGCAGCCGTATCCTCAAGAAGACCGGCCTGCGGGTGGGCAGCGCTCGCTAG
- the nirJ gene encoding heme d1 biosynthesis radical SAM protein NirJ, whose product MLRISHYLRALARPAMPVLGARSTGTARPPVVIWNLLRRCNLTCKHCYATSADSEFRDELDTAEALKVIDDLHAAGVRVLILSGGEPLLRDDIFELSEYARLRGFFVALSTNGTLIDEQNIEQIAAAKYDYVGISIDGLEAVHDDWRQLKGSFAASMHAIDLCRQHGIRVGLRTTLTQNNYPQLPALLALMREHDVQKFYLSHLNYSGRGKRSRKADAHHQMTRDAMYQLFEQAWDDVQNGRETDFVSGNNDADAVLLLQWVEARLPEHRDRLERMLRAWGGNASGSGIANIDNIGDVHPDTYWWQHTVGNVRRQSFRELWLDQPEPLLTELRQHPRAVGGRCAECRWLSICNGNTRTRAWAEGNLWGEDPGCYLSDQEIGLPQPQRIPSLSI is encoded by the coding sequence ATGTTGAGAATCAGCCATTACCTGCGCGCCCTTGCCCGGCCCGCCATGCCGGTGCTGGGCGCACGCAGCACCGGTACAGCGCGGCCGCCCGTGGTGATCTGGAACCTGCTGCGGCGCTGCAACCTGACCTGCAAGCACTGCTATGCGACCTCGGCCGACAGTGAATTTCGCGACGAACTGGACACCGCCGAAGCCCTCAAGGTCATCGACGACCTGCATGCCGCGGGCGTTCGCGTGCTGATCCTCTCCGGTGGCGAGCCGTTGCTGCGCGACGACATCTTCGAGCTGTCGGAATACGCGCGCCTGCGCGGCTTCTTCGTTGCCCTGTCGACCAACGGCACGCTGATCGACGAGCAGAACATCGAGCAGATCGCCGCCGCGAAGTACGACTACGTCGGCATCAGCATCGACGGTCTGGAAGCGGTGCACGACGACTGGCGCCAGCTCAAGGGCAGCTTCGCCGCGTCCATGCACGCCATTGACCTCTGCCGCCAGCACGGCATCCGCGTCGGCTTGCGCACCACCCTGACGCAGAACAACTACCCACAACTGCCGGCACTGCTGGCGTTGATGCGCGAACACGACGTGCAGAAGTTCTACCTCTCGCACCTCAACTACAGCGGCCGCGGCAAACGCAGCCGCAAGGCCGACGCCCATCACCAGATGACCCGCGACGCCATGTACCAGCTGTTCGAGCAGGCCTGGGACGACGTCCAGAACGGCCGCGAGACCGATTTCGTCAGCGGCAACAACGATGCCGACGCGGTGCTCCTGCTGCAGTGGGTCGAGGCCCGGTTGCCGGAACATCGCGACCGCCTGGAGCGGATGCTGCGCGCCTGGGGCGGCAATGCGTCGGGCAGCGGCATCGCCAATATCGACAACATCGGCGACGTGCACCCGGACACTTATTGGTGGCAGCACACCGTCGGCAACGTGCGGCGGCAATCCTTCCGCGAACTGTGGCTGGACCAGCCCGAGCCTCTGCTCACTGAGCTGCGCCAGCATCCGCGCGCCGTTGGCGGGCGCTGCGCCGAGTGTCGCTGGCTGTCGATCTGCAACGGCAACACCCGTACCCGCGCCTGGGCCGAGGGCAACCTCTGGGGCGAAGACCCCGGCTGCTACCTCAGTGACCAGGAAATCGGTTTGCCGCAACCGCAGCGCATTCCCAGCCTCTCCATTTGA
- the cobA gene encoding uroporphyrinogen-III C-methyltransferase, which produces MDQPIPLPASLGATLAPGEVALIGAGPGDPGLLTLRAWSLLQQADAVVYDRLVSDDLMQLLPARCARHYVGKTSGYHSLPQPQINQLLVDLAKQNLRVVRLKGGDPFIFGRGAEELEHLLEQGINGQVVPGVTAAAGCSAYAGIPLTHRDLAHSCQFITGHLQEDGALQLPWNSLVEGKQTLVFYMGLASLGEISRNLIAAGLPVDTPAALIGNGTRADQRVVRCTLKQLPSMAEQAQLKPPTLTVIGEVVGLFADRALEFPARLRADHRASPSEVEALCD; this is translated from the coding sequence ATGGACCAGCCAATCCCCCTCCCCGCTTCGCTCGGCGCCACGCTGGCCCCAGGCGAAGTCGCCTTGATCGGCGCCGGCCCAGGCGATCCCGGGCTACTCACGCTACGCGCCTGGAGCCTGCTGCAGCAGGCCGACGCGGTGGTCTACGACCGCCTGGTCAGCGACGATCTGATGCAACTCCTGCCGGCGCGCTGTGCCCGTCACTACGTCGGCAAGACCAGCGGCTATCACAGCCTGCCGCAGCCGCAGATCAATCAACTGCTGGTGGACCTGGCAAAACAGAATCTGCGCGTGGTGCGGCTGAAAGGCGGCGATCCTTTCATCTTCGGCCGCGGCGCCGAGGAACTCGAGCACCTGCTCGAACAGGGCATCAACGGGCAAGTGGTCCCGGGTGTCACCGCCGCAGCCGGGTGCAGCGCCTACGCCGGCATTCCCTTGACCCATCGCGATCTCGCGCATTCCTGCCAGTTCATCACCGGCCATCTGCAGGAAGACGGTGCGCTGCAACTGCCCTGGAACAGCCTGGTGGAAGGCAAGCAGACCCTGGTGTTCTATATGGGCCTGGCCAGCCTCGGCGAAATATCGCGCAACCTGATCGCCGCCGGCCTACCCGTAGACACGCCGGCGGCGCTGATCGGCAACGGTACTCGCGCCGATCAGCGCGTGGTGCGCTGCACGCTCAAGCAGCTGCCGTCGATGGCCGAGCAAGCCCAATTGAAACCCCCGACCCTGACGGTGATCGGAGAAGTGGTCGGGCTGTTCGCCGACCGGGCGCTGGAATTTCCCGCCCGCCTGCGCGCAGATCATCGTGCCAGCCCCTCCGAGGTGGAGGCCTTATGCGACTGA
- a CDS encoding nitrite reductase: MRLMPFALLLLAGPTHAAVDAVSLQQAGALYEQHCQSCHGVDRLGGAGPALLPESLSRLKPDEAREVIHNGRPATQMAAFGDRLSDAQIDGLVSYLYQPPATPPTWSDADIRASHRILADVAKLPSTPQHGADPLNLFVVVEAGNHHVRVLDGDRFTELANFPSHYALHGGPKFSPDGRFVYFASRDGWVSVYDLNNLTMIAEVRAGLNTRNLAVSNDGRWVLVGNYLPGNLVLLDARDLSLVKHIPAVTADGTPSRVSAVYTAPPRDSFVVALKDVKEAWEISYAGEPTFKPRRIEAADFLDDFSFTPDYRYLLATSRKALGGQVIDLDTGKAVTDIPLPGMPHLGSGIYWKRNGKWVFATPNVSKGLISMLDLETWKLIKEIPTEGPGFFMRSHLNSKYAWTDVFFGPNNDAVHLIDKQTLEVAHTLRPMPGKNAAHVEFTNNGRYALLSVWDTDGAVIVYDAKTLEEIKRIPMNKPSGKYNVGNKIEFAEGTSH, from the coding sequence ATGCGACTGATGCCATTCGCCCTGCTGTTGCTCGCCGGGCCGACTCACGCTGCCGTCGACGCGGTCTCGCTGCAACAGGCCGGCGCCCTCTACGAGCAGCATTGCCAGAGCTGCCACGGTGTCGATCGCCTGGGCGGCGCCGGACCCGCGCTGCTGCCCGAGAGCCTCAGCCGGCTGAAGCCCGACGAGGCCCGCGAGGTCATCCACAACGGCCGGCCGGCCACCCAGATGGCGGCGTTCGGCGATCGCCTGAGCGATGCGCAGATCGACGGGCTGGTGAGCTATCTCTATCAGCCGCCGGCTACCCCACCGACCTGGAGCGACGCTGACATCCGCGCCAGCCACCGCATCCTGGCTGACGTCGCCAAGCTGCCGAGCACACCGCAGCACGGTGCCGACCCGCTCAACCTGTTCGTCGTGGTCGAGGCCGGCAACCATCATGTGCGCGTGCTCGACGGCGACCGTTTCACCGAGCTGGCGAACTTCCCTTCGCACTACGCGCTGCATGGCGGGCCGAAGTTTTCCCCGGACGGGCGCTTCGTCTACTTCGCCTCGCGCGACGGCTGGGTCAGCGTCTACGACCTCAACAACCTGACCATGATTGCCGAGGTCCGCGCCGGCCTGAACACCCGCAACCTGGCCGTCAGCAACGACGGCCGCTGGGTGCTGGTGGGCAACTACCTGCCCGGCAACCTGGTGCTGCTCGACGCCCGCGACCTGTCGCTGGTCAAGCACATCCCGGCGGTCACCGCGGACGGCACGCCGTCACGGGTCAGCGCCGTCTACACCGCCCCGCCGCGTGACAGCTTCGTGGTAGCACTGAAAGACGTGAAGGAAGCCTGGGAAATTTCCTATGCCGGTGAGCCGACCTTCAAGCCGCGCCGCATCGAAGCCGCCGACTTCCTCGACGACTTCTCTTTCACCCCGGACTACCGCTACCTGCTGGCCACCTCGCGCAAGGCCCTTGGCGGTCAGGTCATCGACCTGGACACCGGCAAAGCAGTCACCGACATCCCGTTGCCGGGCATGCCGCACCTGGGTTCGGGCATCTATTGGAAGCGCAATGGCAAATGGGTGTTCGCCACGCCCAACGTCAGCAAGGGGCTGATTTCGATGCTCGATCTCGAGACCTGGAAACTGATCAAGGAGATCCCCACCGAAGGCCCGGGCTTCTTCATGCGCAGCCACCTGAACTCCAAATATGCCTGGACCGACGTGTTCTTCGGCCCCAACAACGACGCCGTGCACCTGATCGACAAGCAGACCCTGGAGGTCGCCCACACCCTGCGCCCGATGCCGGGCAAGAACGCCGCCCACGTCGAATTCACCAACAACGGCCGCTACGCCTTGCTCAGCGTCTGGGACACCGACGGCGCAGTGATCGTCTACGACGCCAAGACCCTCGAGGAGATCAAGCGCATCCCGATGAACAAGCCGTCCGGCAAGTACAACGTCGGCAACAAGATCGAGTTCGCCGAAGGGACTTCGCACTGA
- a CDS encoding LysR family transcriptional regulator, translating into MDIDLARTFLEIIRTGSFIATAERLHITQTAVTARVRSLETRLGCRLFVRNRAGARLTADGERFVAYATQLVQTWETARRDLPLPRGYDKLLSLGAEVSLCNPLMLAWVQRLRQAMPDHALRNEVASGDELQKQLDLGALDAALVHRPEYWPGLQVEQLLEEKLIQVVHATVPDPYVYIDWGPAFRQQHDLALPGHMRAALSFSLGPLALQYLVQCGGRGYFRTRVVQRYLDEGILKRVEQAPEFSYPVYLVHSRAAQSPALFKALELLREVARDDYDWSSWNYAI; encoded by the coding sequence ATGGACATCGATCTCGCCCGCACTTTTCTCGAGATCATTCGCACTGGCAGTTTCATCGCCACCGCCGAGCGCCTGCATATCACCCAGACGGCGGTCACCGCGCGGGTTCGTAGCCTGGAGACTCGGCTCGGTTGCCGATTGTTCGTGCGCAACCGCGCCGGTGCGCGGCTGACGGCCGATGGCGAGCGTTTCGTCGCCTATGCCACGCAGCTGGTGCAGACCTGGGAAACGGCACGTCGCGACCTGCCGCTGCCGCGCGGCTATGACAAGCTGCTGTCGCTCGGTGCCGAGGTGAGCCTGTGCAACCCGCTGATGCTCGCCTGGGTCCAGCGGTTGCGTCAGGCGATGCCTGACCACGCGTTGCGCAACGAGGTGGCCAGTGGCGATGAGCTGCAAAAGCAACTTGACCTCGGCGCATTGGATGCGGCGCTGGTGCACCGCCCCGAGTATTGGCCGGGCTTGCAGGTCGAGCAGCTGCTCGAGGAAAAGCTCATCCAGGTGGTCCATGCGACCGTTCCGGATCCCTACGTCTATATCGACTGGGGCCCGGCGTTTCGTCAGCAGCACGACCTCGCGCTGCCGGGCCACATGCGCGCCGCGCTCTCCTTCAGCCTCGGGCCGCTGGCGCTGCAATACCTGGTGCAATGCGGCGGGCGCGGTTATTTCCGCACGCGGGTGGTGCAGCGCTATCTCGACGAAGGCATCCTCAAACGCGTCGAGCAGGCGCCGGAATTCAGCTATCCGGTTTACCTGGTCCACTCCCGCGCAGCCCAGTCGCCGGCCCTGTTCAAGGCGCTCGAACTGCTACGCGAGGTGGCGCGGGACGACTACGACTGGTCGAGCTGGAACTACGCCATCTGA
- a CDS encoding HPP family protein — translation MQERLRHWLRSFFPAPQSVSHKHWIRAVIGVGLVVLPMVAVGLLVFGGPVTLHIVAPAGASAVILFSASSSPFAQPWSVIGGNLIAVAIGVTLGLCGLTAVTAAVTAVCLAIACLFLLRCMHPPSCALAMVAAIGGPGITDLGYGLLYPVAFNSLLLVLFALLYNNLTGHPYPKPRTQASGVQAGSVPLGEEHLSFTDDDVDRALEEFGEYVDVTRDDLLELMQRTEKHAIRRSMGDVSAADIMCRELHTCAPHDSLHQVRARVRRHRLHALAVVDPDSRALIGIVTQTDLLQHLEPHPSRFSLRRLSLRREVRVSDVMSAPVVSVREDAQLPDLVYLLADRGMSCLPVVDPAQRLVGIITQSDLISGLYRSWMTRLGS, via the coding sequence ATGCAAGAGCGCCTGAGGCACTGGTTGCGGTCCTTCTTCCCGGCCCCCCAGAGTGTGTCCCACAAGCATTGGATCCGTGCCGTAATCGGCGTGGGGCTGGTGGTGTTGCCGATGGTGGCAGTCGGGTTGCTCGTGTTCGGCGGCCCGGTGACCCTGCATATCGTCGCGCCCGCCGGCGCCTCCGCGGTGATATTGTTCAGCGCCTCGTCCAGCCCGTTCGCCCAGCCCTGGTCGGTGATCGGCGGCAACCTCATTGCTGTGGCGATCGGCGTGACGCTCGGCCTCTGCGGCCTGACGGCGGTCACCGCTGCGGTGACCGCCGTCTGTCTGGCGATCGCCTGCCTGTTCCTGCTGCGTTGCATGCATCCGCCGAGCTGCGCGCTGGCGATGGTCGCGGCCATTGGCGGACCGGGGATCACGGATCTGGGTTATGGTTTGCTGTACCCGGTGGCGTTCAATTCGCTGCTGCTGGTGCTGTTCGCCCTGCTGTACAACAACCTCACCGGGCATCCCTATCCAAAACCGCGAACCCAGGCCAGCGGCGTCCAGGCCGGCAGCGTGCCGCTGGGCGAAGAGCACTTGTCATTCACCGATGACGACGTCGACCGCGCGCTGGAGGAGTTCGGCGAATACGTCGACGTCACCCGGGATGACCTGCTTGAACTGATGCAGCGCACCGAGAAACATGCCATCCGCCGCAGCATGGGCGATGTCAGTGCCGCCGACATCATGTGCCGTGAGCTGCACACCTGCGCGCCCCACGACAGCCTGCATCAGGTCCGTGCGCGGGTGCGCCGGCACCGGCTGCATGCGCTGGCGGTGGTCGATCCGGACAGCCGGGCGCTGATCGGCATCGTCACCCAGACCGACCTGCTGCAGCACCTCGAGCCGCATCCTTCGCGCTTCAGCCTGCGCCGCCTGTCCCTGCGCCGCGAAGTGCGCGTCAGCGACGTCATGAGTGCCCCGGTGGTCTCGGTGCGCGAGGATGCGCAGCTGCCGGACCTGGTCTACCTGCTGGCCGATCGCGGTATGTCCTGTCTGCCGGTGGTCGATCCGGCGCAGCGGCTGGTGGGCATCATCACCCAGAGCGACTTGATCAGCGGCCTGTACCGAAGCTGGATGACGCGCCTCGGCAGCTGA
- a CDS encoding HPP family protein, which translates to MQQRFIDWCRSFAPAPLSARPAEWLRAAIGIGLVMLVVIPASMWVFGSSLSLPLMAPAAASAMLLFAASSSPFAQPWAVIGGNLLATAIGVTLGASDWPVAVAAGSAGMLALLCLFILRCLHPPAAALALVAVIGTPQLHAYGYQLLYPVAFNSLLLVLVALVYNNLSGHAYPKPRPQKGNPHHTHDPLPSERMSFSEDDVEQALADFGEYVDVTRDDLAQLIKQTEKHALRRTMGEITAADIMSRDLYWGTPDCSIQRAWQTLREHRLHSFPVLEPDSHRLVGIVTLVDLLKHFQPASVRIKFGQLKFLRGVQLRTIMSTPVVSVTEDCHMVDLVFLLSDRGLHCLPVIDDQQRLVGMITQTDLIAALYRNWLKHLPD; encoded by the coding sequence ATGCAACAACGTTTTATCGACTGGTGCCGCTCCTTCGCCCCGGCACCGCTCTCGGCGCGCCCGGCCGAATGGCTGCGCGCGGCCATTGGTATCGGTCTGGTCATGCTGGTGGTCATCCCGGCCAGTATGTGGGTGTTCGGCAGCAGCCTGTCGCTGCCCCTGATGGCGCCGGCTGCCGCTTCGGCGATGCTGCTGTTCGCCGCCTCCTCGAGCCCCTTCGCGCAACCCTGGGCGGTGATTGGCGGCAACCTGCTGGCCACCGCCATCGGCGTGACGCTGGGGGCAAGCGATTGGCCTGTGGCGGTCGCGGCCGGTAGCGCCGGGATGCTGGCGCTGCTGTGCCTGTTCATCCTGCGCTGCCTGCATCCGCCCGCCGCCGCGCTGGCGCTGGTGGCGGTGATCGGCACCCCGCAGCTACACGCCTACGGTTACCAATTGCTCTATCCGGTGGCCTTCAATTCGCTGCTGCTGGTGTTGGTTGCGCTGGTGTACAACAACCTCAGCGGGCACGCCTATCCCAAGCCGCGCCCGCAGAAGGGCAATCCGCATCACACCCACGATCCGTTGCCCAGTGAGCGCATGAGCTTCAGTGAAGACGACGTCGAGCAGGCACTGGCGGACTTTGGCGAATACGTCGACGTCACCCGGGACGATCTCGCCCAGCTGATCAAGCAGACCGAGAAGCACGCCTTGCGGCGCACCATGGGCGAGATCACCGCCGCCGACATCATGTCCCGCGATCTTTATTGGGGCACGCCGGACTGTTCGATACAGCGGGCCTGGCAGACCTTGCGCGAGCACCGTCTGCATTCCTTCCCGGTGCTCGAGCCCGACAGCCATCGGCTGGTGGGCATCGTGACCCTGGTCGATCTGCTCAAACACTTCCAGCCGGCGTCGGTACGGATCAAGTTCGGCCAGCTCAAGTTCCTTCGCGGCGTCCAGCTACGCACGATCATGAGCACGCCGGTGGTCTCGGTCACCGAGGACTGCCATATGGTCGACCTGGTATTCCTGCTGTCCGACCGCGGCCTGCATTGCCTGCCGGTGATCGACGACCAGCAGCGGCTGGTCGGCATGATCACCCAGACCGACCTGATTGCTGCGCTCTACCGGAACTGGCTCAAGCATCTGCCCGACTGA